From Pelmatolapia mariae isolate MD_Pm_ZW linkage group LG1, Pm_UMD_F_2, whole genome shotgun sequence, one genomic window encodes:
- the psma4 gene encoding proteasome subunit alpha type-4: MSRRYDSRTTIFSPEGRLYQVEYAMEAIGHAGTCLGILANDGVLLAAERRNIHKLLDEVFFSEKIYKLNEDMACSVAGITSDANVLTNELRLIAQRYLLQYQEPIPCEQLVTALCDIKQAYTQFGGKRPFGVSLLYMGWDKHYGFQLYQSDPSGNYGGWKATCIGNNSAAAVSMLKQDYKEGEMTLSSALALAVKVLNKTMDVSKLSAEKVEIATLTREDGKTKIKVLKQKEVEELIKRHEAEEAKAEKDKKEKEQKEKDK; encoded by the exons ATG tCTCGCAGATATGATTCCCGGACAACCATATTTTCTCCAGAGG GACGCCTGTACCAGGTGGAGTACGCAATGGAAGCAATTGGTCACGCTGGAACGTGTCTGGGTATCCTAGCAAATGACGGGGTGCTGTTGGCAGCAGAGAGACGCAACATCCACAAACTGCTCGATGAGGTTTTCTTCTCTGAGAAGATCTACAAACTCAATGA AGACATGGCCTGCAGCGTTGCTGGGATCACATCAGATGCTAATGTACTGACAAATGAGCTGCGGCTAATTGCACAGAG GTATTTATTGCAGTACCAGGAACCAATACCCTGTGAGCAGCTGGTCACAGCTCTGTGTGACATTAAGCAAGCTTACACACAGTTTGGAG GTAAGAGGCCATTTGGTGTTTCTCTCCTCTACATGGGCTGGGACAAGCATTACGGCTTCCAGTTGTACCAAAGCGACCCCAGTGGCAACTATGGAGGCTGGAAGGCAACCTGCATTGGAAACAACAGCGCT GCTGCCGTATCCATGCTGAAACAGGActacaaagagggagagatgaCTCTGTCCTCTGCTCTGGCTTTGGCTGTCAAAGTCCTCAACAAAACAATGGATGTCAGCAAGCTGTCGGCAGAGAAAG TGGAGATTGCCACCCTGACACGGGAAGATGGGAAGACGAAAATAAAAGTGCTGAAACAGAAAGAGGTGGAGGAACTCATCAAGCGCCACGAGGCCGAAGAGGCGAAAGctgagaaagacaaaaaggagaAGGAGCAGAAGGAAAAGGACAAATGA
- the LOC134633842 gene encoding charged multivesicular body protein 4c-like, translated as MSKISNLFKGGSGSKHKSKGSPSAQEAINKLRETEEMLTKKQDYLVKRIEQEIAIAKKHGTKNKRAALQALKRKKRLEQQLTQIDGTLSTIEFQREALENSHTNTEVLKNMGYAAKAMKKIHENTDLGKIDDLMADNTEQQDVAQEISHAISRPFGETFDEDELLAELEELEQEDVDESMMSMGGLPSVPSSKLPSSRSNERATTRRKVEEEDDMRMLASWGT; from the coding sequence ATGAGCAAAatctccaatttgttcaagggGGGCTCGGGCTCGAAACACAAGTCGAAGGGAAGCCCTTCGGCCCAGGAGGCCATCAACAAACTCCGGGAAACAGAAGAAATGCTTACAAAGAAGCAGGACTACCTGGTAAAGAGGATAGAGCAAGAAATTGCGATAGCCAAGAAGCACGGCACGAAGAACAAGAGGGCTGCCCTGCAGGCCCTGAAGAGGAAAAAGCGTTTGGAGCAGCAGCTCACCCAGATTGATGGCACGCTCTCCACCATTGAGTTTCAGAGGGAAGCTCTGGAGAACTCTCACACCAACACGGAGGTCCTGAAGAACATGGGCTATGCTGCCAAGGCCATGAAGAAGATCCATGAGAACACGGATTTGGGGAAGATCGATGATCTGATGGCAGATAACACCGAGCAGCAGGACGTGGCCCAGGAAATAAGTCATGCTATCTCCAGACCTTTTGGGGAAACGTTTGATGAGGATGAACTGTTGGCTGAGCTGGAGGAGCTAGAGCAGGAGGACGTTGATGAAAGTATGATGAGTATGGGCGGACTGCCCAGCGTTCCCAGCTCCAAACTGCCTTCATCAAGATCCAATGAGCGCGCAACAACCAGGAGAAAGGTTGAAGAGGAAGATGACATGCGCATGCTGGCATCGTGGGGAACTTAA